From Solidesulfovibrio carbinoliphilus subsp. oakridgensis, the proteins below share one genomic window:
- a CDS encoding efflux RND transporter periplasmic adaptor subunit, which yields MIAYSLPRFAVRLFAALGLPLSLALAAALSGCATDSAGQEAAATAPPPLEIVAHKVHRADIPLGMAFMGQTAGSREVEVRARVGGILLRRAYEEGRSVHQGDLMFEIDPAPFQAALEQAKGALGQAEATLAQAKRDAARMETLYKGDVVAKKDFDDAKTSLESTTAAVETARGKVREASLNLEWTKVTAPISGMTSKETRSEGSLVTTAADGSLLTTISRVDPLYVNFSMSGQEMLHLRKQLSEGRVVIGQSGDFVVRLVLPDGSEYREPGRINFTDTQVDATTGVVRVRAEFKNPDASVLPGQFVRVRLEGARYKDVLAVPQGAVLNTQQGAMVWVLDEKNQIAPRPVTIGESVGNDFLVENGLSDGERIVAEGVIKVRPGMTVRVRDDAPAAAASTAPAGAPGPNKADAADAKEPRS from the coding sequence ATGATCGCGTATTCCCTGCCCCGCTTTGCCGTCCGGCTCTTCGCCGCCCTCGGCCTTCCCCTGTCCCTGGCCCTTGCCGCCGCCCTTTCCGGCTGCGCCACGGACAGCGCCGGCCAGGAGGCGGCCGCCACCGCCCCGCCGCCGCTCGAAATCGTGGCCCACAAAGTCCACCGGGCCGATATCCCGCTGGGAATGGCCTTCATGGGCCAGACGGCCGGCTCCCGTGAAGTCGAGGTCCGGGCCAGGGTCGGCGGCATCCTCCTGCGCCGGGCCTATGAGGAAGGCCGGTCCGTGCACCAGGGCGATCTCATGTTCGAAATCGACCCCGCCCCGTTCCAGGCCGCCCTGGAGCAGGCCAAGGGGGCGCTCGGCCAAGCCGAGGCCACCCTGGCCCAGGCCAAGCGCGACGCCGCCCGCATGGAGACCCTGTACAAGGGCGACGTGGTGGCCAAAAAGGACTTCGACGACGCCAAGACCAGCCTGGAATCCACCACGGCCGCCGTGGAAACGGCCCGGGGCAAGGTCCGCGAGGCCTCGCTCAACCTGGAGTGGACCAAGGTCACGGCCCCGATCTCGGGCATGACCAGCAAGGAGACCCGGTCCGAGGGCAGCCTCGTCACCACCGCGGCCGACGGCAGCCTGCTCACCACCATCTCCCGGGTCGATCCGCTCTACGTCAACTTCTCCATGTCCGGCCAGGAGATGCTCCACCTGCGCAAACAGCTGTCCGAAGGGCGGGTGGTCATCGGCCAAAGCGGCGATTTCGTGGTCCGCCTGGTCCTTCCCGACGGCAGCGAATACCGGGAGCCCGGCCGCATCAACTTCACCGACACCCAGGTCGACGCCACCACCGGCGTGGTCAGGGTCCGGGCCGAATTCAAAAACCCCGACGCCTCGGTCCTGCCCGGCCAGTTCGTGCGGGTCCGCCTGGAAGGCGCGCGCTATAAAGACGTGCTGGCCGTGCCCCAGGGCGCGGTCTTGAACACCCAGCAGGGGGCCATGGTCTGGGTGCTCGATGAAAAAAACCAGATCGCCCCCCGGCCCGTGACCATCGGAGAGTCGGTCGGCAACGACTTCCTGGTGGAAAACGGCCTGTCCGACGGCGAACGCATCGTGGCCGAAGGCGTGATCAAGGTCCGCCCGGGCATGACCGTGCGCGTGCGCGACGACGCGCCGGCGGCTGCCGCGTCAACAGCTCCGGCCGGCGCCCCCGGCCCCAATAAGGCCGATGCCGCCGACGCCAAGGAGCCCCGTTCATGA
- a CDS encoding sialate O-acetylesterase — translation MPSRFDFFSPPGERPFTPRLARLARGAAGLAALALLVAAAGLLAREAARAGELDAVYARHGNNMPVITNDGDLAVYEGDPGEPAVDCAGLAGPRTMVALVFGQSNAANTVDRGYDATLAVYAWHDGQCKRVHDALPGASSANGSTWSRLGDRIVTSGLYDTVLFVDIARGGSSILNWGAKGGLRALLVETLGALRENGLAPTHVFFHQGEADCYLGLSGKEYASVLQDVLGEVRSRVGEDCDIFVSRASLFLDPVCGDRQSPVCYKSCPAIVAAQTAAADPGTRIFSGPNTDLLVPWFDRNDGYHFTARAADRFAAAWMPLLVRGETSGPTLQ, via the coding sequence ATGCCATCAAGGTTTGATTTTTTTTCCCCCCCAGGTGAACGCCCGTTTACACCCCGGCTGGCCCGGCTGGCCAGAGGCGCCGCCGGACTGGCCGCGTTGGCCCTGCTCGTGGCCGCGGCCGGCCTGCTGGCCCGGGAGGCCGCCCGGGCCGGGGAACTCGATGCCGTCTACGCCAGGCACGGGAACAACATGCCCGTCATCACCAACGACGGAGACCTGGCCGTGTACGAAGGCGATCCCGGGGAACCGGCCGTGGACTGCGCCGGCCTGGCCGGCCCGCGCACCATGGTCGCCCTGGTTTTCGGCCAGTCCAATGCCGCCAATACCGTGGACCGGGGCTACGATGCCACGCTTGCGGTCTACGCCTGGCACGACGGGCAATGCAAACGCGTCCACGATGCCCTGCCCGGAGCGTCAAGCGCCAACGGGAGCACCTGGAGCCGCCTTGGCGACCGAATCGTGACCTCGGGCCTCTACGACACGGTGCTGTTCGTGGATATCGCCCGGGGCGGCTCTTCCATCCTCAACTGGGGAGCCAAAGGCGGCCTGCGCGCGCTCCTGGTCGAGACCCTCGGCGCGCTGCGGGAAAACGGCCTGGCACCGACCCATGTCTTTTTCCATCAGGGCGAGGCGGACTGCTATCTCGGGCTTTCGGGCAAGGAATATGCGTCCGTGCTCCAGGATGTGCTCGGCGAAGTCCGGAGCCGGGTCGGGGAAGACTGCGACATCTTCGTGTCGCGGGCCTCGCTGTTCCTCGATCCGGTCTGCGGGGACCGGCAAAGCCCGGTCTGCTACAAGTCGTGTCCGGCCATCGTCGCGGCCCAGACAGCGGCGGCCGATCCCGGAACCCGGATCTTTTCCGGTCCCAACACCGATCTCCTCGTGCCGTGGTTCGACCGCAACGACGGCTACCACTTCACGGCCCGGGCGGCCGATCGTTTCGCCGCCGCCTGGATGCCGCTTCTCGTGCGCGGCGAAACGTCTGGTCCAACACTCCAATAG
- a CDS encoding TetR/AcrR family transcriptional regulator, with translation MAERMESPLRREQIAEAALTIVVERGIGAVTVRRVADAVGISAAALYRHYKNKGDILAAVLEEHHEIHLADVRRAKAECHTPLATLEHLYRSIMQLVARYRALPVVFLSDVLWFEEKRLLDLKLAHHKFMRETLMELFVQGQEQGEIRTDIRAEELFVHFLGLIAMPALMCARNPEEVDIPRQIAASWELFIHAIKV, from the coding sequence ATGGCCGAACGCATGGAATCCCCCCTTCGCCGCGAGCAGATCGCCGAGGCCGCCCTCACCATCGTGGTGGAGCGGGGCATCGGCGCCGTGACCGTGCGCCGGGTGGCCGACGCGGTCGGCATCTCCGCCGCCGCCCTGTACCGGCACTACAAGAACAAAGGCGACATCCTGGCCGCGGTGCTCGAAGAACACCACGAGATCCACCTGGCCGACGTGCGCCGGGCCAAGGCCGAATGCCACACTCCCTTGGCCACCCTCGAGCACCTCTACAGGAGCATCATGCAACTCGTGGCGCGATACCGGGCCCTGCCGGTCGTCTTTCTCTCCGATGTGTTGTGGTTCGAGGAAAAACGCCTTCTCGACCTCAAGCTGGCGCACCACAAGTTCATGCGCGAAACCCTGATGGAGCTGTTCGTCCAGGGGCAGGAGCAAGGGGAAATCCGTACCGACATCCGGGCCGAGGAACTGTTCGTCCATTTCCTGGGCCTCATCGCCATGCCCGCCCTCATGTGCGCCCGCAATCCCGAGGAAGTCGACATACCCCGTCAGATCGCCGCCAGTTGGGAGCTTTTCATCCATGCCATCAAGGTTTGA
- a CDS encoding outer membrane homotrimeric porin: MRLRILALALALVAVTAPQALAATEVKMAGDARIYGVFFANRNFTGWDETGTRTEDRTTIWQRLRLRTDFVANENLKFRFGMRIDDEAWGHGYLTAANPQVAIEPYLAYLQFKWPGTDIEVTAGYQPFSVPQTEVFYDSIVLAADDGDQSSAALHVKIPVVEDAFAIEAAYARLLAANRTYQPDTTQIGDAFDVYQLALPVAVEGFSATPWGLVGVYGKGADPEGLFDAGLRSGASYLNPSGYGWKDNQNAMWWAGVAITVSALDPFKFYFDGIYGDAASSDRERNRRRGYFLDAGVTYTGLEWALPGVFGWLASGEDASLANGSERLPVITPKWAPGTSFLFDGDQEFANNTVGIDPTGTWGLAISLRDISFIEALKSRLTVAAIAGTSSPAGLRKAVAASGGVGEYLAMGKNLAQGEWVIGVNFDHSYAITQELSLTMQTGYASPQGLKTSIWGHRLTNQASDAWMGSIGFLYTF; this comes from the coding sequence ATGCGTTTACGGATTCTCGCGCTCGCCCTGGCCCTGGTGGCCGTGACGGCGCCCCAGGCTCTGGCCGCCACCGAAGTGAAAATGGCCGGCGACGCCCGCATCTACGGGGTCTTTTTCGCCAACCGCAACTTCACCGGCTGGGACGAAACCGGCACCCGGACCGAGGACCGCACCACCATCTGGCAGCGCCTGCGGCTGCGCACCGACTTCGTGGCCAACGAAAACCTGAAGTTCCGCTTCGGCATGCGCATCGACGACGAGGCCTGGGGCCACGGCTACCTGACCGCCGCCAATCCCCAGGTGGCCATCGAGCCGTACCTGGCCTACCTCCAGTTCAAATGGCCCGGCACCGACATCGAGGTGACGGCCGGCTACCAGCCCTTCTCCGTGCCCCAGACCGAGGTCTTCTATGACAGCATCGTCCTGGCCGCCGACGACGGCGACCAGTCGAGCGCGGCCCTGCACGTGAAAATCCCGGTGGTCGAGGACGCCTTTGCCATCGAGGCGGCCTATGCCCGGCTCTTGGCCGCCAACCGGACCTACCAGCCGGACACGACCCAGATCGGGGACGCCTTCGACGTTTACCAACTGGCCCTGCCCGTGGCCGTGGAGGGGTTTTCGGCCACGCCCTGGGGCCTGGTCGGGGTCTACGGCAAGGGCGCCGATCCGGAAGGCCTCTTTGACGCCGGCCTGCGCTCGGGCGCAAGCTACCTGAACCCGAGCGGCTATGGCTGGAAGGACAACCAGAACGCCATGTGGTGGGCGGGCGTGGCCATAACCGTCTCGGCCCTCGATCCCTTCAAGTTCTACTTCGACGGCATCTACGGCGACGCGGCCTCTTCCGACCGCGAGCGAAACCGCCGCCGGGGTTACTTCCTCGACGCCGGCGTCACCTACACCGGCCTCGAATGGGCCCTGCCCGGCGTCTTCGGCTGGCTGGCCAGCGGCGAGGATGCGAGCCTCGCCAACGGCAGCGAGCGTCTGCCGGTCATCACCCCCAAATGGGCTCCGGGCACCTCGTTTCTCTTTGACGGCGACCAGGAGTTCGCCAACAACACCGTGGGGATCGATCCCACCGGCACCTGGGGTCTGGCCATCTCCCTTCGTGATATAAGCTTCATCGAGGCCCTCAAAAGCCGGCTCACCGTGGCCGCCATCGCCGGCACGAGCAGTCCGGCCGGCCTGCGCAAGGCCGTCGCCGCCAGCGGCGGGGTCGGCGAATACCTGGCCATGGGCAAGAACCTGGCCCAGGGCGAATGGGTGATCGGCGTCAACTTCGACCACAGCTACGCCATCACCCAAGAACTGTCCCTGACCATGCAGACCGGCTACGCCTCGCCTCAGGGGCTCAAGACCAGCATCTGGGGGCACCGCCTGACCAACCAGGCCAGCGACGCCTGGATGGGCTCCATCGGCTTCCTCTACACTTTCTGA
- the feoB gene encoding ferrous iron transport protein B: MSPTFTFALAGNPNCGKTTLFNALTGARQHVANYPGVTVEKREGRCHAGNRDLTVVDLPGMYSLTAYSADERAARAFLVEEKPSCVIDVLDAGTLERGLYLAVQFLELGVPLVLAVNMMDEARRKGMVLHSGRLSRLLGVPVVETVARRGEGKDELVREALAFAEKRRGSWKPLHLSYGPDVDRTLLAMQARIEADRFLTDRFPARWLALKYIEGDEEVMGLGRASGPTADALEALAGRLARHIRETTGTYAEAVISDYRYGFIATLLRRGVLRRNGSPDRVALSDAVDRVLTHAVLGPAIMLAVLFGMFQLTFLASRYPMDWLEAGFAFFGDQAAAALPPGLFRSLLVSGVIAGVGGVLGFVPLICIMFFLLSCLEDLGYMARMAYMLDRLFRAFGLHGASVMPFIISGGIPGGCAVPGVMAARTLRSPRERLATILCAPFMACGAKIPVFFLLIAAFFPGHPGTVMFAITLASWAAALCVARLWRSTVIPGEATPFLMELPPYRLPTLRGLAIHTGERAWQYAKKAGTTILAISIIMWAAMTFPGLPADQAAGFEAERAALAREAAGLGSGPATEAAAKDLEARADALRNLEAEEALRHSLAGRLGVALEGVSRLAGFDWRINIALIGGLAAKEVVVSTMATAYALGDVSPEAPDALSEQLRADPAFSPATALALLAFTILYAPCFVTVAVMAREASWLWAGFAVVANTALGFAVAVAVYQLGKNL; the protein is encoded by the coding sequence ATGTCACCGACGTTCACCTTCGCCCTGGCCGGCAACCCCAACTGCGGCAAGACCACGCTCTTTAACGCCCTGACCGGGGCCCGGCAGCACGTGGCCAACTATCCCGGCGTGACCGTGGAAAAACGCGAAGGCCGGTGTCACGCCGGCAATCGGGACCTGACCGTGGTGGACCTGCCGGGCATGTATTCCCTGACCGCCTATTCCGCCGACGAGCGGGCGGCCCGGGCCTTTCTGGTCGAGGAAAAGCCGAGCTGCGTCATCGACGTCCTGGACGCCGGCACCCTGGAACGGGGCCTCTATCTGGCCGTGCAGTTCCTGGAACTCGGCGTGCCCTTGGTCCTTGCCGTCAACATGATGGACGAGGCCCGGCGCAAGGGCATGGTCCTCCATTCGGGGCGCCTCTCGCGCCTCCTTGGCGTACCCGTGGTCGAGACCGTGGCCCGGCGGGGCGAGGGCAAGGACGAGCTTGTGCGCGAGGCCCTGGCCTTTGCCGAAAAACGCCGGGGAAGCTGGAAGCCGCTTCACCTCTCCTACGGGCCGGACGTGGACCGCACGCTCCTGGCCATGCAGGCCCGGATCGAAGCCGACCGCTTCCTGACCGACCGGTTTCCGGCCCGGTGGCTGGCCCTCAAATATATCGAGGGCGACGAGGAGGTCATGGGCCTTGGCCGGGCCTCGGGCCCGACCGCCGACGCGCTCGAGGCCCTGGCCGGACGCCTTGCCCGGCACATCCGGGAGACGACCGGAACCTACGCCGAGGCCGTCATCTCGGACTACCGCTACGGCTTTATCGCCACGCTCCTGCGCCGGGGGGTGCTGAGGAGAAACGGCAGCCCGGACCGCGTCGCTCTGTCCGACGCCGTGGACCGGGTGCTGACCCACGCCGTCCTTGGCCCGGCCATCATGCTGGCGGTGCTCTTCGGCATGTTCCAGCTGACCTTTCTGGCCAGCCGCTATCCCATGGACTGGCTGGAGGCCGGATTCGCCTTTTTCGGGGACCAGGCCGCCGCCGCCCTGCCGCCCGGGCTTTTCCGGTCGCTGCTCGTCTCCGGGGTCATCGCCGGAGTCGGCGGGGTCCTCGGCTTCGTGCCGCTCATCTGCATCATGTTCTTCCTGCTCTCGTGCCTGGAGGACCTCGGCTACATGGCCCGCATGGCCTACATGCTTGACCGACTCTTCCGGGCCTTCGGCCTGCACGGGGCCTCGGTCATGCCGTTTATCATCTCGGGCGGTATTCCGGGCGGCTGCGCCGTGCCCGGGGTCATGGCCGCCCGGACGCTGCGAAGCCCGCGCGAGCGGCTGGCCACCATCCTGTGCGCCCCGTTCATGGCCTGCGGGGCCAAGATCCCGGTCTTTTTCCTTCTCATCGCCGCCTTTTTCCCCGGGCATCCGGGCACGGTCATGTTCGCCATCACGCTGGCTTCCTGGGCCGCGGCCCTGTGTGTGGCCAGATTGTGGCGGTCGACGGTCATCCCGGGCGAGGCCACGCCCTTTCTCATGGAACTGCCGCCCTACCGCCTGCCGACCCTGCGGGGACTTGCCATCCACACCGGCGAGCGGGCTTGGCAGTACGCCAAGAAGGCCGGCACCACCATTCTCGCCATCTCCATCATCATGTGGGCGGCCATGACCTTTCCGGGCCTGCCGGCCGACCAGGCCGCCGGATTCGAAGCCGAGCGGGCCGCCCTGGCCCGGGAGGCGGCCGGGCTCGGCTCCGGTCCCGCAACCGAAGCCGCGGCCAAGGACCTGGAGGCCCGGGCTGACGCGCTTCGAAACCTTGAGGCCGAGGAGGCCCTGCGCCATTCCCTGGCCGGACGCCTGGGCGTGGCCCTGGAGGGCGTAAGCCGCCTGGCCGGCTTCGACTGGCGGATCAACATCGCCCTGATCGGGGGCCTGGCCGCCAAGGAAGTGGTGGTTTCGACCATGGCCACGGCCTACGCCCTGGGCGATGTCTCGCCCGAAGCGCCGGACGCCCTGTCCGAACAGCTCCGGGCCGACCCGGCCTTTTCCCCGGCCACCGCCCTGGCCCTCCTTGCCTTCACCATCCTCTACGCCCCCTGCTTCGTGACCGTCGCGGTCATGGCCCGGGAGGCTTCCTGGCTCTGGGCCGGCTTCGCGGTGGTCGCCAACACGGCGCTGGGCTTCGCGGTGGCCGTGGCCGTTTACCAGTTGGGGAAGAACCTCTAA